From the genome of Venturia canescens isolate UGA chromosome 11, ASM1945775v1, whole genome shotgun sequence:
TCTCAAAAAACCTCAAATTCTTTCGTGTGCTacttgaataaaaatcaactggaaaattcatttccatCGCGGCATGTTTGATCCTGCGACAAtccaattcaaaatttcatctgcatctttaattttttatccacAGTTGATATGAATATGCGCTTTTTCTCTCACCGGATGGAAAAGCATGGAATGCCCGACTCGTGATCTTATGACAGGGACATTCGAGGGGTTTGGCCTCGCAACGTCAGACACCAAAATGTTCCATGTACCAGTTGGCACGTGATATGAATAAAGTCCTGAATAAACTGGCTCGGTTAAATTTGTCGTGATTCCTTGATCTTCGGGTCTATAAAACGATTAATTCCAAAACTGAacgaattattcaaaaatgagCGAtctatttcttatttttttttttttttcattctttcacaACGAATGATTCTTGGCAATTTTCACACTGAACAAAAGTTGATGGATGTTCTAAATATTGGCATTTGTCGAAAACGAaacaatttcaatgaattttgcaataaaatttcattattagtttCTCAATTATCCGATAAACAGTTCAATTATTGCTATTTAATTTACAATAATTATCGACAATTTTAGTGTcgaatgaaattgaataaatttccgAAATATGAACATtcttttaaagttttttgacATTGAGCATTTGGAGgataaaaaaactgttttttttttttcattttcgatcCTTACCCTGTAGATGGCATGTGCACACGTCCACCAACGACATAAATCGTACGCTTTTCAACATCCATGCACATTTGATGGTCGAAAATCAATTTCGGCCCTCCATCAGCTCCCGTGTCCTCGGAAATTAGTGTCCACTTGTTCGACTCGATATCGTAAATGTAAAAATCACTTTTCAAGTTTTCGGAAGATCTGAGTTGCATGTCAAGGTAACGCCCGAGGGTGAATAATTGCCGTCTCTCAGGGTCGAGACACATTTTGTGACAGGAGCGAGCACTCGGTCCAccctgaaaaaatgattgaaaatttaatttatcgCGGAtgggaaatttcattcgttagggaaaaattttgaattcaatttattttgaagAATAATTGGAAGCTttcagaattttgaaaaaatgattggaaatcGAAGTGATTAGAGTAAGGGACTTTAATTCGTGAGAAATATGTTGAAACTTTCGTTTTATTGTAGTTTCCAAATGCTTTTTAGtgttaaattcaaaaaatttgaacgattctgaaacaaatttgatgAAACGTACGTCATTGACGTACTTACTGCCTCTTCCGTATCCTTGCAAATGAGAGTCCATTTTTCTGTGCTTATATTGTACGCCCAGAGATCAGCAAGATCTTGATTTCCGTCCCAACCACCAAAAAGATAAAGAACCTCGGCAGCTGGATCCAAAACCATTTGGTGACCTCCTCTCATTCCTGGCTTTGGATCTTCGCAAGATACTTTTGTCCATACAGCTCTATACGACTGAGAATTTATGTATTCGTCCAACATTCCCACTGTGGATATTAAATGAAGATTCACTTCCAAGAAGTCAATATTTACATGATAATGAAATCGTCAAAATTGAATTGTTCAAAAACGTAttgaagtttttttacagatgaaaaacaattcgaaTTTTGTTGTGCAAAACATATTGTTGattaaaaaaacagtttgaatCTATTATTTCTTCCACAAATTCGTGATAAATGATCGAGATTTcacagattttttttgaatcatGAAACTTACTGGAAATGGCATTAGTAATGAAGTTTTCAACTTGCGGATAATCTCCTTTGCGCACGAGAAGATCGTAGAGAGTCGTTAGCCGACTGTCTTCGAGACTAACACCTGTAACTCTTTCTAAAGTATCTACAACTTCGGCTTGTTCGAAACGACGAAAGTGTTTCATGCACAGTCTTATTACTTCTCTCTGAAGGTactgaaacaataaaaatcgtatCAAAAATGAGGCAGaaataaatgatgaaaatgaaatcttCAAATTATTCGATCCAAATGTTCaataataactttttttcaaatagatccgacatatttttcttcaccaaTGAataagatttaaaaattcttcgtAACAAACTCAACATGCAATCATTCTTTCAGTACAATCAAGTTTTTAATCATTtcattccaacgaaatgaactcGTTCGTTTGAGCAAATTGATTGTTCAGTCATATTTTGAAATGCATATTTTAGAATATATCTAATGGAATAATTGTTCTTACGGAGTCCACCCATTCTATACTAGAATTAACAATTTTAGGGTCATCAACGCCGGTCAGTCGAACATgccaaatggaaaaattgaagcTCGGTCCCCAAGATTGCAGAGGCAAAATACTTATGTATCTGACAGGGAAATAATTGCCATCCCTGCCAATAACATGTTTCATGTCAAAAGTCTCTGGCACTGAATCATTCTTTAGACcactgcaaaaaaaaaaaatcaaggattGTAGGAAACAAAAGTATCGACTTGGTTTGCGATAACTATTCTTTCctaagaaaatttttgttcaaataaCCTTTCTAGAAGAGTCATCATATTCTCGGGTTTCATCCCCCCGTAGACTctgaattttttgatattaCAAACGTGTGTCTTTTCAAATTTACCAAATGTAATGGTTTTGACGATCGCCGGACTTTGCAGTTTGAGCACCAGGAACTTCGAGAACAACAAGAAATCCATTAATCAAATAGAATTGGAATAGAGAAAATATGCGAAAATATTGACAATGCGTTTGGAAATTCTTAATACCGATGacgttaattgaaaaaaaaaaaaaaaaaaacaaacaaaaatcttGAGGATGAATTTTAGTGGAGCAGGGAACACAAGAGTCACAATTATcgcaaagaaaaacaaagctgaaaaaataattccttATCGtccttgcttttttttctctgttttcaATTGAACGAATGAGTAAGCTCTGTCACTTTAACAAGTTCAATTACTTCATAATTTGACATATTAATTTATGACGTTGATTGATTTTATTCTCTTTGTTGATATATGAGGAAAGTAAAAGTCGAGTTGATAGATTAAGCTACGCAATAACATGTTCCAGTATGAAGAAACACTAAATTtgcaaatgaaaagaaaaaggtaCCTGCGGCTGTTTATCATTGTCGGAGGACCATCTAGAGGTCTGATCCAGAGGTTTGTCTGTGAGAATATTtctgaaaatataaataataacagTGATCATAAGGAAAAATAAGCTAAAAAAATTGGTAAGAGATcgtaaaagagaaaagaatgaaGATGGAGCAACCAAAAAAAGAACTTACTCGGGAACATAAGTCGACGAATAACTGGAGCACTTGTAAATTCGGTATTCCAAAGTTTTGTTAATTTCACCACTATCGGACGACGCCATATTACGCAATTGACATAACCATaacctattttttttctctttacttTGATTTTCTTCTCCCAAAAGTACCTttctttttttggattttttataattttttttttttttttatttggagGTTACTTGCAACAATCGAAAACCAATGGTCTGTCGGATGATAACGCGAATACGTtgaattggaataaaaattctcgtaGCACAGATGTAAAATTGACGGAACTCAAGATGTACTTTCTTATTGCGATTTTACCGGCTATAATTTAATTTACAAACGGACcagaagaataattttttctctttcttatcAAACTTTTATCTATCTCTCGTATGTCgttgttttgcaaaaaaattttccgtcCGCGGTTGTAAGAGGTTAAAAACACCGTCGTTCTAATTCTCCTCCCCGCCTTGCCAGCGGATTCTCGGGACGGGACTTTAGCCATAACAATTGGTGTCACGTTTGCGCCGTGACGGCCGTGACTCTGTTACAgttgaaaattatgaattcgaaattcgtttcgacagttatttccattaaaattaagcggttattattttcaatgcgTAACGTCGATTTGGGGGGATAATCTTCCAGAGATAATTGCGCACCAGACTGAATatgttaaaaatgtattttttgaatttcaccACAGATATCGGATCaattgatttattattattactaacACCGATTCGACGTtcatataaatatttacatGTAAATTGGATTGTCGTTGGTCCGTGCAAACGCGAACATGCGACAAAGAGGAAgaattgaagagaaaaaaagtaaaaataagaaaaaaacatttgatttTACGTATCAATGTTGCTTATCAAACATTAAAATATACACAATGTACAGTTACATCTGACACAAGTTTCTGTTGGCTAAACTAAACCAAAAAAGTATCGACTAcggatagtttttttttgtttcttttgttCGGAAAATCGTGCGCATTTTGTGATTCAGAGTCATACAGAATGGCCGTCGCATGAGGTTTTTATCGCTTCGATAAATCAAGCAGCGAAAGAAACTCTAAAGAAACTCAACTAATGCGATTGCCTGATCAAACATTGACACGATTGAAAATCTCTAATAACAATGTAATATTATTAATCATAATAAAGATTGTGATTGTTGCtttgcaaaaattcaattctaaCCTCCAAATTTTAGAGTTTTTTTAAGGACGGCCATTTTTGTCATGACTGCACAAGAGCAGCGCCCCTTTTGTCGGATTTTGTACCAATTGCCACCGGATAAGAGTTCGAAACACTGCGATTGTTCGATGATCATTTTTTCCTGCGATCATCAGGAAATTGTGCTCTTCTCTCTTCTACATCGAACTTCCTTTATTCGGCTTAACTCAATTCGAAACCTGCTCCAGCTTGGATCGCGTACAATAATTTCTCTCGCAGTGTTACCTCGTCCGGAAATTCGGGCAATTTTAGAAGGTTCATACACGTACTTGACGTCGGCAAACGGTCGATCGTTCCCGCGTGTTGTATGCAAAATGGGGGGTCGAGTTCctgggggagaaaaaaacttgTTATCCTCAGAACGAGAATTGCTTCTCCAATATTTTCTTGTGTGCTGAAAAGTTACTGTTGCTGCATaatgaaatcgattttttccaaatgaatTCCTTGATCaacaacactttttttggaatgaaataaaaaagaaaaattcatcatcTTTCGGGGcaatttgtaaaataatttttttaaaataacattgaaattagtcgaaaaaatcaattttcgaataatcatCGACGACCGAAACttcaaaatgaaacaaatctAACAAAACATTTGTGAGAGCCCACTAAAAGACGAGCATCAAAAAATCCTGGAAACCGTTACCTTAAAACCCAAGAGTGGCGGTCGACTGCAGCTAGTGACGAATTTAAGTAGCTGTCCTTTCTGGAGGTCGCTAAATTCGTTAACAACTTTCCAGAAGTTCACAATAGTCGGATGTTCGGGTGCGTATCCACCGGTGTAATTAGTGTGTAGTTTGAGGTCTTCGACATCGACAGGAATTTGTGCACCCGATATGAGAACCTGGAGTTCTTTGTTATTGAACATTTGCAGCCATTCAAGAGGTACGACGTTGCCAATGCCTTGTTTGAAAGCGTAGCATTGAGCCCTGATCTGTTTATTGAGTTTGTAATCGGCCATGAGGTGAATATATTCAATGCGATTGTGATTGTTGACAGGAATATTAGATCCGTAAGGTTTGAGCTCGTCGACACGTCTTTCGCCGAGCTCGTCGCTGAGAACAGTGAAGTCGAGTCCCAAATCAGCGACGTCACCTTTGTAGCTTTTGAGGTAAAGAAGGTTTCGATACATGACTGGATCGAGGCTCGCCAGGTGGTGGACATCGACGTCGGATTGTCGTCCAACGATTTTCGACAGGAAAAACTCAGCGAAAGGTAATTCAACGAGCAAATTCTCGTAGAGAGCTTTCCCAAGAATTCTCCCAATGAAATAATAGTGCGTAGGAAAATCGTCGACCAGGAGATGGACCGTGGGGTTGGGGTAGAGCATGTTGTCTTTGGTGAGCCTGAAAAATCCGCGGTTCGGATCGAAGCTCGTTTTGAGTAGCTCGGAGAGGAACTCTCGGAGCAAGCCACCGCCGTCGACGCCAGCTTCTTCGAGTCCAGCGGCGTTTACGAGCTGGACTCTCATTTTGAGCCTCAGCTCGGGCTCGTTTTCCATAGAGAGATTCTCGAATGCGTCTTCGTAAAGGTACCTTCGTCTCACGGCGATTTGTATCGAAGGTCCTTGCATAAAATGCGAGAGTTCTCCTTGCTGCTCGAGTTTGTCCCGGTAAATGAGCGACTGGAGAACGAGAACGCGATCGTTGAAAGGCACGACGAAGGGAATCTCCCGGAGGAGCGTCAAGGTTCGAATTTCCTGAGTAAAAGCTCGGAGACCTTGGAAAGGAACGTAGCCTCGTAATCTTCTACGAGGAAACATGAAGTCTTGAGGTTTGTCCATGGGGATCGTGACGTTCGTGGCGATCCAGTGGCCTTCGGGGCAGAATTGCCGACGTAAGTCTCTCGTGTGGAGCTGCCGGAGCAGGCCCACGGTCACCTTGAACAGGTGGCTCCAGCCCAGGGCGCTGTTCGTCAGCTTTCTTCTACCCGGAGAGTCTCTCGGTTCTCCAGCCCCGAGAACCGCGGATCTATAATCGTCCGGGACGATCGGACCGCTTTCCGGAAAAGCTCGTTCCACCAGGCCCAAACAAACGCCCTTTAGATGCCCGGAAAGCGGCACCAGGGCCGAAGTCGCGAACGGCATTGCCAGCTGGTCTTCCTCCTCGTTGTAAATCACTCGATCTTCTTTACCgtcaacgaaaaattcactgtCGTGAAGCGTCGCGATCAGGAGACTGAAGAGCGAGCAAAACACTGCGAGCAGCGAAACTATCTTCCGGGAATCTTCCTCCGTCAAGGGCCCCCCGCACGCTACCAACTGGAGCAAAGGCGTCGAGCTTCCACCGAACAACGATGTTTGACGCAAAGTCAACAGAGAGTTCCATAAATTTCGCAAAAACGTTGGCTTGAACGCCAGCATGTAGAGCAACTTGTATTTGTGCACTGCCAATTTATTCGTCATCAATAAATTGTGACACAGTTGACACAACGGCTCCAGCGACGCTCCGCCCTCACCCGAACGATCCAATCCCGCCAATATTCCTTGCACTCGACTTTCCTCGTTCACCAACTCTATGCAGCGCCTCATCACTTCCCAATCTGACTCGTCCACCATTTCGACCTCGTTTTCTTCCTCGCTCGATTCTTCGTCCTCAAGACTCGATCTCTCACGAACTTGTCGACATGTTCGGACGCTCAGACTCGCCAGAACTCGCAGATAACTCGATAATTGATCCTCCGACTTTCCTGAACCTGAAAAATGccagaaaattattaatagtTCAAGATAAAACATGGGAAATTCAAAATTAGCTTGGTGCCCAGATTCTAGAACTCTTTTTAGGGGACAACTTTGGACAAATTCTGTGATTGCTCTCAAAAGTCTGAAAATAATTCAGAAAGTTCAACCAAACGAAGAGAacttggaagaaaatttcaaaaggttcaaataaagtttgaaaagACCAAAAAAGTCAGACAATGTTCCTGACTAGTTTCATCGAAAGAACTTACAAAAATCTTCAGGCTCGAGTGAGAGTACAGCGTAGAGAAGGCTCGCAGTGGGTTCGATGTCCAGTCGATTGATGCAAGCGATCAATTGAGCATAAGGGAAGTTCTTCAGATTGGCGAATGCAGGAATGACAAACATTTTGATGGGTTCGGTCATTTTGGGAGCCAAAATGCTCAGGCTAAATTGGCGAAGTATGAGAAGAGTAAAATCATCGCTAGAGTTTTCCAAACGTTTGACGAGACTGAGAGGACGATCGAGCATTTCGAATAGACATTTTGACATCGCAGTCGGGGGTGTCGGAGTCTCCTCCAGCATCGGTGGCACTTTGGTGTCCAATAGCTTTTTCACCAATTCAAAATAACCATTTTGTACGAGATCGTAGAAAACGTCTTTCAAATATTCCACAGTTTTGTCACCAAGAGCTATTTCAGTCTCGTTTTGACCGGTGAAAACTTCGATCACTCGCAAAGGAACTGCCAGATATTGAGCTTTATCAGAATTGATTGCATCTTctgtatatttcattgagacACGCAAAATCCATCTGAAAACCAAAAATAGTCAATTTATTCATGAATATTAGGagtcgatacatttttttgtaaatttttttttatacggtGGGACTCGAGGTTAAAGGAACTTCTTTCAGTTCTTATAGTAtgtattttcatgatttacaaaaaaaaaacaaaatttggagttttaTCATTCCTAAAAACCCATAAGTGTATTTTTGAAAGTCACAATGTTATtcttagaaataaaaaagttaccGCAATCTCCATAGCCAGATGGTGGATTGTCGggtttgaattttaatttctttctgATATTTGAGAACATGTTGAAGCAGCCAGACAAGGCGATTGGCGTCGATGTTGctttcataaaaaaacaagAGAGTACGAAAGAAAGGATTCAAATCTTCAAGACTAAGACGTTTGTCTCCCACTGCAATTTGAGCTTCATCAAATTCTTTTCGGTAATGTTTTCgcactttttttcgttccacaTAACTGCGAGCGTGTGCTTGAATTTTCACAGCCGCGTTGTGCTGACGACGCTGTTGCTCTCTTTTCATGCGTTCTAATTTTGCATGTTGCAACAGAACTGCTTTTTCATCCCTGCGACTCGCTCCTGCCAGATTCTGCTGTGGCTTCCGCCGATAATCTCCTTCAAAGCTGTACATCTCGATGGCGTTTCACTTCTTTGCTTTCCTCCGTTTCTTTTTCagctttccttttttccctctcttttaTGCATATAATACAATTTACATGCTGCTTTTCTCCTCATTTCCCATTTGACTGCTTCTGTGATAGCTGCACTGAAGTTTTTGACATGCTGCAGAATGAAATTGGAAATTATCAATGTTAAAGCTTGCACCGATGGAAAATGATAGTTATGAGTGATCAAGGTTTTGATTGGTAATGAAGCATCGAATTTGAATATATTGAGGTTTACATGTAAAAAAGTAACAGATGTTAACAACTGAAAggttttgaataattgaatactttcagaacaaaataaaagaagttAAAACATACACCAATTACGTagaagaaatttattttatacaCTATGAGAAAATTTAACTTTTCTGAGGAAAGATAATAGAACGAGGAATATCATAGTCTCACTTCAATACGTTTATCTGAGAAAAATGATCAGTTCAAGGCAAACGTCAATTCTCTTGAGTGACTATCGTCTTTCCGATTTTAATTTCCTGTCATGAGGTtatattttgactttttagGTTAACTGTTacattttcaacgaaaacaaCGATAATCCTTGTTATAATTATTGAATACTCATTAGGAATCATCAAGAACTTCAAAAAGTTTTTGGATTTCATTATGTTATTCACTGTCAGTACCAGTTTCGAATTTTGTAAGTTAAATTTTGATCAGCACAATAAACAAGTAGTGTCAACCAAATActtcaaataatttcctaGATATAATAAGATATCCATACTCATCTCGGCAAATGCATTGTTCTTattgttaattaataaaaaaaaaaaagaaaaaaaaacaatatttttgagGTTAAATTTTATGCTTAAATTTACTATTGTCATTTTTCTAAGACATCTGTCAAATAATTTCCAGTTTAGTAAATCTTCAATGAAGGTTGTGTTTCGTCGGAATATGGAATAATAATTGATTAatgaaaatgtgatttttttggccaGTTCAATAAAGAATAATTTGAAAGTAGATCACTCACTATAAATAGTGCAGCATCATCGTCGTTGACACATTCAACAAGTTTCATTCATTAGTACTCAAATTGAATCGAAAATTGATTACGATTGATTTTTTCCCCACCCCCgaaaattgacgttttcaTATGTCGTTCGCTTCTTGTCAAATTGAAgggaaattattcaaaaataactgCAAATCGTAAGAAATTTCAGAACTGCAGAAATTTTACTTTCTTCTCGATAAATTTATACTATTTTCTATAGCCACGCGTATGTTTAAATagagaagaaatgaaaaacaaaaaaacgccACGA
Proteins encoded in this window:
- the muskelin gene encoding muskelin isoform X1, with the protein product MASSDSGEINKTLEYRIYKCSSYSSTYVPENILTDKPLDQTSRWSSDNDKQPQFLVLKLQSPAIVKTITFGKFEKTHVCNIKKFRVYGGMKPENMMTLLESGLKNDSVPETFDMKHVIGRDGNYFPVRYISILPLQSWGPSFNFSIWHVRLTGVDDPKIVNSSIEWVDSYLQREVIRLCMKHFRRFEQAEVVDTLERVTGVSLEDSRLTTLYDLLVRKGDYPQVENFITNAISMGMLDEYINSQSYRAVWTKVSCEDPKPGMRGGHQMVLDPAAEVLYLFGGWDGNQDLADLWAYNISTEKWTLICKDTEEAGGPSARSCHKMCLDPERRQLFTLGRYLDMQLRSSENLKSDFYIYDIESNKWTLISEDTGADGGPKLIFDHQMCMDVEKRTIYVVGGRVHMPSTGPEDQGITTNLTEPVYSGLYSYHVPTGTWNILVSDVARPNPSNVPVIRSRVGHSMLFHPDSRKLYIFGGQRSKEYLNDFFTYEVDTKQLENISLTDFGNRDASHVPAAGYTQRATIDPALGEIYVLSGLSKDKDKRDDTVQNSFWVYNIRGNRWSCIYRNENVGEKYWSKMQDYEPCPRFAHQLVYDYVKKVHYLFGGNPGRSCLPKLRLDDFWQLRLCRPSREQILRKCKLIIRKYKFEELAMRDSIEALEYLQNEVSDIIDHDDEEQTKEFQLLASVIFREQEVARNNDLSSSSSTDDSETFEKNARKLHVRRTELYDKLTEFFPESLTQPRDNLIDLLPL
- the muskelin gene encoding muskelin isoform X2, which gives rise to MASSDSGEINKTLEYRIYKCSSYSSTYVPENILTDKPLDQTSRWSSDNDKQPQFLVLKLQSPAIVKTITFGKFEKTHVCNIKKFRVYGGMKPENMMTLLESGLKNDSVPETFDMKHVIGRDGNYFPVRYISILPLQSWGPSFNFSIWHVRLTGVDDPKIVNSSIEWVDSYLQREVIRLCMKHFRRFEQAEVVDTLERVTGVSLEDSRLTTLYDLLVRKGDYPQVENFITNAISMGMLDEYINSQSYRAVWTKVSCEDPKPGMRGGHQMVLDPAAEVLYLFGGWDGNQDLADLWAYNISTEKWTLICKDTEEAGGPSARSCHKMCLDPERRQLFTLGRYLDMQLRSSENLKSDFYIYDIESNKWTLISEDTGADGGPKLIFDHQMCMDVEKRTIYVVGGRVHMPSTGPEDQGITTNLTEPVYSGLYSYHVPTGTWNILVSDVARPNPSNVPVIRSRVGHSMLFHPDSRKLYIFGGQRSKEYLNDFFTYEVDTKQLENISLTDFGNRDASHVPAAGYTQRATIDPALGEIYVLSGLSKDKDKRDDTVQNSFWVYNIRGNRWSCIYRNENVGEKYWSKMQDYEPCPRFAHQLVYDYVKKVHYLFGGNPGRSCLPKLRLDDFWQLRLCRPSREQILRKCKLIIRKYKFEELAMRDSIEALEYLQNEVSDIIDHDDEEQTKES
- the LOC122417877 gene encoding ubiquitin-protein ligase E3C codes for the protein MYSFEGDYRRKPQQNLAGASRRDEKAVLLQHAKLERMKREQQRRQHNAAVKIQAHARSYVERKKVRKHYRKEFDEAQIAVGDKRLSLEDLNPFFRTLLFFYESNIDANRLVWLLQHVLKYQKEIKIQTRQSTIWLWRLRWILRVSMKYTEDAINSDKAQYLAVPLRVIEVFTGQNETEIALGDKTVEYLKDVFYDLVQNGYFELVKKLLDTKVPPMLEETPTPPTAMSKCLFEMLDRPLSLVKRLENSSDDFTLLILRQFSLSILAPKMTEPIKMFVIPAFANLKNFPYAQLIACINRLDIEPTASLLYAVLSLEPEDFCSGKSEDQLSSYLRVLASLSVRTCRQVRERSSLEDEESSEEENEVEMVDESDWEVMRRCIELVNEESRVQGILAGLDRSGEGGASLEPLCQLCHNLLMTNKLAVHKYKLLYMLAFKPTFLRNLWNSLLTLRQTSLFGGSSTPLLQLVACGGPLTEEDSRKIVSLLAVFCSLFSLLIATLHDSEFFVDGKEDRVIYNEEEDQLAMPFATSALVPLSGHLKGVCLGLVERAFPESGPIVPDDYRSAVLGAGEPRDSPGRRKLTNSALGWSHLFKVTVGLLRQLHTRDLRRQFCPEGHWIATNVTIPMDKPQDFMFPRRRLRGYVPFQGLRAFTQEIRTLTLLREIPFVVPFNDRVLVLQSLIYRDKLEQQGELSHFMQGPSIQIAVRRRYLYEDAFENLSMENEPELRLKMRVQLVNAAGLEEAGVDGGGLLREFLSELLKTSFDPNRGFFRLTKDNMLYPNPTVHLLVDDFPTHYYFIGRILGKALYENLLVELPFAEFFLSKIVGRQSDVDVHHLASLDPVMYRNLLYLKSYKGDVADLGLDFTVLSDELGERRVDELKPYGSNIPVNNHNRIEYIHLMADYKLNKQIRAQCYAFKQGIGNVVPLEWLQMFNNKELQVLISGAQIPVDVEDLKLHTNYTGGYAPEHPTIVNFWKVVNEFSDLQKGQLLKFVTSCSRPPLLGFKELDPPFCIQHAGTIDRLPTSSTCMNLLKLPEFPDEVTLREKLLYAIQAGAGFELS